A window from Cryptomeria japonica chromosome 1, Sugi_1.0, whole genome shotgun sequence encodes these proteins:
- the LOC131065483 gene encoding uncharacterized protein LOC131065483 isoform X2, whose protein sequence is MMEEGQKTAHLNMDNPLSQDPESIWGRFFRNAELEKSIDKDLSRLYPEHGSYFQTPACQAMLRRILLVWSLRHPEYSYRQGMHELLAPLLYVLHVDVAHLSHVKHLFENLSDERFDGLPLLENNSSPRGNIDKQTKMSPVGTKLSGSLEDDRSLSDYGEVDILKCQANRMRISSIDELDPEVRAIFSGSDAYGAEGELGALLSGRFIEHDAYCMFDALLSGQGGLIAMADYFMNYPEVGLVSGLSPVIEASAHLYNLLSVIDSSLYSHLVELHVEPQFFALRWLRVLFGREFVLHELLLIWDAIFSAPNSSLLSEDTHHLTNIAYCDRGAFISAMAVSMLLHLRSSLLACPDATTCLKKLLNFPCNSDVRKLIENAVSIQPLAMNSVCIAPYLSKMGRNSDYTRMGKHTRSTSVSPMCQTPPISYTSVIKNQRSSPCSPDGSRVTLPESYWEEKWITSILQKVMPEKSSSNEVQDDNSKDSVGHGGEIISIDSSNLQHLVLDSNEATEQQISRNKNCGTSLKHDLDAVSSGTRDSNNETFGKASRHKVFDDQVEVDSQAELDFDKLLMSTTNEQLVSVQSVQGNPVTETVEKKSSDCDINDVNKIQVTIQEELTNQSKGVGNGSCQSNQCKESHADLKEVSGKFTTGNASQMGGILTFWRKQKPSAVTHTGRPRWMWNLARNIPGAKVKEPSKDGLAGNSNGSSESEKVPQKDKVNGTATTNDDTLHDEFSKPNFDLDCRKPEGNNQVPEEKSIDDCFKDESSTPNADVACGKKMFEEHVPPGKSTPACDGKKSSQETVTPSHIAVSSTPCLELVLEDTDGTTCSNDVKGTEVLNGSVINTLQSSAELSTGSGGEDPSINLRIMGQSILQKIQVLESSLLQDSMLRKDGAALNALTELQQIGNKLLQMK, encoded by the exons ATGATGGAAGAAGGGCAGAAAACTGCTCATCTGAACATGGACAATCCATTGTCCCAGGATCCAG AAAGCATATGGGGACGTTTCTTCAGAAATGCTGAATTGGAAAAGAGTATTGACAAAGACTTGTCAAGGCTATATCCAGAACATGGGAGCTATTTTCAAACCCCTGCATGCCAGGCTATGTTGAGACGAATCTTGCTGGTATGGTCACTGAGACACCCAGAATATAGTTATCGACAAG GAATGCATGAGCTCCTTGCTCCTCTTTTGTATGTTCTTCATGTTGATGTCGCACACCTCTCCCATGTGAAACACCTGTTTGAGAATCTTTCGGATGAGAGATTTGATGGTCTACCACTCTTGGAAAACAATTCAAGTCCAAGAGGGAACATCGACAAACAAACAAAAATGTCTCCAGTTGGCACTAAGTTATCAGGTAGTCTAGAGGATGATAGAAGTTTGAGTGATTATGGGGAGGTGGACATTCTTAAATGCCAAGCAAATAGGATGAGGATCAGCAGCATTGATGAACTTGATCCAGAGGTTAGAGCTATATTTTCAGGAAGTGATGCATATGGGGCAGAAGGGGAATTAGGGGCTCTTCTGTCTGGAAGATTCATTGAACATGATGCATACTGCATGTTTGATGCCTTATTGAGTGGACAAGGTGGACTGATTGCAATGGCAGACTATTTTATGAACTACCCTGAGGTTGGCTTGGTGTCAGGATTGTCTCCTGTTATTGAAGCATCTGCACATTTATATAATTTGCTTTCAGTTATTGATAGCTCTTTATACAGTCATCTTGTTGAGCTGCATGTTGAGCCCCAGTTTTTTGCTTTGAGGTGGTTGCGTGTGCTTTTTGGTCGAGAGTTTGTGCTACATGAGCTGTTGCTCATTTGGGATGCAATATTCTCAGCACCGAACAGTTCTCTTTTGTCAGAAGATACTCACCATTTAACTAATATTGCGTACTGTGATCGTGGTGCATTTATTTCAGCAATGGCAGTATCAATGCTCTTGCATTTAAGATCATCATTGCTAGCTTGTCCAGATGCCACAACTTGCCTTAAGAAACTGCTCAACTTTCCATGCAATTCTGATGTTAGAAAGTTGATTGAAAATGCTGTGTCAATTCAACCTCTTGCCATGAATTCAGTTTGCATCGCTCCTTACCTGTCAAAGATGGGCCGGAATTCAGACTACACTAGGATGGGTAAACACACAAGAAGTACAAGTGTTTCTCCTATGTGTCAAACACCTCCAATTTCTTATACAAGTGTCATTAAAAACCAAAGATCCAGTCCATGCTCACCTGATGGATCAAGGGTAACATTACCAGAGAGTTACTGGGAAGAAAAATGGATAACTTCAATACTGCAGAAAGTGATGCCTGAAAAATCTTCCAGCAATGAAGTTCAGGATGATAATTCAAAGGACTCAGTTGGGCATGGTGGTGAAATTATTTCAATAGATTCTTCAAATCTGCAACACCTTGTTTTAGATTCAAATGAGGCAACAGAGCAACAGATATCAAGAAACAAAAATTGTGGAACATCACTGAAACATGACCTGGATGCTGTTTCAAGTGGAACTCGTGACTCGAATAATGAAACTTTTGGGAAAGCATCTAGGCACAAAGTTTTTGATGACCAGGTGGAGGTAGACTCACAGGCTGAACTCGATTTTGATAAATTGTTGATGTCTACTACAAATGAGCAACTAGTGTCAGTTCAATCAGTACAGGGTAATCCAGTGACCGAAACTGTGGAGAAAAAGAGTTCAGATTGTGACATCAATGATGTAAATAAAATACAAGTGACAATTCAAGAAGAATTAACAAATCAGAGTAAAGGTGTGGGTAATGGATCATGTCAATCAAATCAATGCAAAGAATCACATGCTGACTTAAAGGAAGTATCAGGAAAATTCACAACAGGTAATGCTTCCCAGATGGGTGGGATTCTGACATTTTGGAGAAAACAAAAGCCTTCAGCAGTAACACATACTGGTAGGCCCCGATGGATGTGGAATCTTGCTCGGAATATTCCTGGGGCAAAAGTTAAGGAACCTTCTAAAGACGGATTGGCAGGAAATAGTAATGGTTCATCTGAAAGTGAGAAAGTGCCTCAAAAAGATAAAGTTAATGGGACAGCAACAACTAATGATGACACACTTCATGATGAATTCTCAAAGCCAAATTTTGATTTAGATTGTAGGAAACCTGAAGGAAACAACCAGGTTCCTGAGGAGAAAAGTATTGATGACTGTTTTAAGGATGAATCCAGTACTCCAAATGCTGATGTAGCTTGTGGGAAGAAAATGTTCGAGGAGCATGTGCCTCCTGGGAAGAGTACCCCAGCTTGTGATGGTAAGAAATCATCTCAGGAAACAGTCACACCGTCACATATAGCAGTTTCTTCCACACCTTGTTTGGAACTGGTTCTTGAGGATACTGATGGTACCACTTGTAGTAATGATGTTAAGGGTACAGAAGTGCTTAATGGTTCTGTCATAAACACTTTACAGAGCAGTGCAGAATTAAGCACTGGATCAGGTGGTGAGGACCCATCTATTAATTTGAGAATTATGGGACAATCCATTCTTCAGAAAATTCAG GTCCTTGAATCATCTTTATTGCAAGACTCAATGTTAAGAAAGGATGGTGCAGCACTGAATGCATTGACAGAGTTACAGCAAATTGGCAATAAGTTATTACAAATGAAATAG
- the LOC131065483 gene encoding uncharacterized protein LOC131065483 isoform X3 — MIINCSTTESIWGRFFRNAELEKSIDKDLSRLYPEHGSYFQTPACQAMLRRILLVWSLRHPEYSYRQGMHELLAPLLYVLHVDVAHLSHVKHLFENLSDERFDGLPLLENNSSPRGNIDKQTKMSPVGTKLSGSLEDDRSLSDYGEVDILKCQANRMRISSIDELDPEVRAIFSGSDAYGAEGELGALLSGRFIEHDAYCMFDALLSGQGGLIAMADYFMNYPEVGLVSGLSPVIEASAHLYNLLSVIDSSLYSHLVELHVEPQFFALRWLRVLFGREFVLHELLLIWDAIFSAPNSSLLSEDTHHLTNIAYCDRGAFISAMAVSMLLHLRSSLLACPDATTCLKKLLNFPCNSDVRKLIENAVSIQPLAMNSVCIAPYLSKMGRNSDYTRMGKHTRSTSVSPMCQTPPISYTSVIKNQRSSPCSPDGSRVTLPESYWEEKWITSILQKVMPEKSSSNEVQDDNSKDSVGHGGEIISIDSSNLQHLVLDSNEATEQQISRNKNCGTSLKHDLDAVSSGTRDSNNETFGKASRHKVFDDQVEVDSQAELDFDKLLMSTTNEQLVSVQSVQGNPVTETVEKKSSDCDINDVNKIQVTIQEELTNQSKGVGNGSCQSNQCKESHADLKEVSGKFTTGNASQMGGILTFWRKQKPSAVTHTGRPRWMWNLARNIPGAKVKEPSKDGLAGNSNGSSESEKVPQKDKVNGTATTNDDTLHDEFSKPNFDLDCRKPEGNNQVPEEKSIDDCFKDESSTPNADVACGKKMFEEHVPPGKSTPACDGKKSSQETVTPSHIAVSSTPCLELVLEDTDGTTCSNDVKGTEVLNGSVINTLQSSAELSTGSGGEDPSINLRIMGQSILQKIQVLESSLLQDSMLRKDGAALNALTELQQIGNKLLQMK, encoded by the exons ATGATTATCAACTGCTCTACTACAGAAAGCATATGGGGACGTTTCTTCAGAAATGCTGAATTGGAAAAGAGTATTGACAAAGACTTGTCAAGGCTATATCCAGAACATGGGAGCTATTTTCAAACCCCTGCATGCCAGGCTATGTTGAGACGAATCTTGCTGGTATGGTCACTGAGACACCCAGAATATAGTTATCGACAAG GAATGCATGAGCTCCTTGCTCCTCTTTTGTATGTTCTTCATGTTGATGTCGCACACCTCTCCCATGTGAAACACCTGTTTGAGAATCTTTCGGATGAGAGATTTGATGGTCTACCACTCTTGGAAAACAATTCAAGTCCAAGAGGGAACATCGACAAACAAACAAAAATGTCTCCAGTTGGCACTAAGTTATCAGGTAGTCTAGAGGATGATAGAAGTTTGAGTGATTATGGGGAGGTGGACATTCTTAAATGCCAAGCAAATAGGATGAGGATCAGCAGCATTGATGAACTTGATCCAGAGGTTAGAGCTATATTTTCAGGAAGTGATGCATATGGGGCAGAAGGGGAATTAGGGGCTCTTCTGTCTGGAAGATTCATTGAACATGATGCATACTGCATGTTTGATGCCTTATTGAGTGGACAAGGTGGACTGATTGCAATGGCAGACTATTTTATGAACTACCCTGAGGTTGGCTTGGTGTCAGGATTGTCTCCTGTTATTGAAGCATCTGCACATTTATATAATTTGCTTTCAGTTATTGATAGCTCTTTATACAGTCATCTTGTTGAGCTGCATGTTGAGCCCCAGTTTTTTGCTTTGAGGTGGTTGCGTGTGCTTTTTGGTCGAGAGTTTGTGCTACATGAGCTGTTGCTCATTTGGGATGCAATATTCTCAGCACCGAACAGTTCTCTTTTGTCAGAAGATACTCACCATTTAACTAATATTGCGTACTGTGATCGTGGTGCATTTATTTCAGCAATGGCAGTATCAATGCTCTTGCATTTAAGATCATCATTGCTAGCTTGTCCAGATGCCACAACTTGCCTTAAGAAACTGCTCAACTTTCCATGCAATTCTGATGTTAGAAAGTTGATTGAAAATGCTGTGTCAATTCAACCTCTTGCCATGAATTCAGTTTGCATCGCTCCTTACCTGTCAAAGATGGGCCGGAATTCAGACTACACTAGGATGGGTAAACACACAAGAAGTACAAGTGTTTCTCCTATGTGTCAAACACCTCCAATTTCTTATACAAGTGTCATTAAAAACCAAAGATCCAGTCCATGCTCACCTGATGGATCAAGGGTAACATTACCAGAGAGTTACTGGGAAGAAAAATGGATAACTTCAATACTGCAGAAAGTGATGCCTGAAAAATCTTCCAGCAATGAAGTTCAGGATGATAATTCAAAGGACTCAGTTGGGCATGGTGGTGAAATTATTTCAATAGATTCTTCAAATCTGCAACACCTTGTTTTAGATTCAAATGAGGCAACAGAGCAACAGATATCAAGAAACAAAAATTGTGGAACATCACTGAAACATGACCTGGATGCTGTTTCAAGTGGAACTCGTGACTCGAATAATGAAACTTTTGGGAAAGCATCTAGGCACAAAGTTTTTGATGACCAGGTGGAGGTAGACTCACAGGCTGAACTCGATTTTGATAAATTGTTGATGTCTACTACAAATGAGCAACTAGTGTCAGTTCAATCAGTACAGGGTAATCCAGTGACCGAAACTGTGGAGAAAAAGAGTTCAGATTGTGACATCAATGATGTAAATAAAATACAAGTGACAATTCAAGAAGAATTAACAAATCAGAGTAAAGGTGTGGGTAATGGATCATGTCAATCAAATCAATGCAAAGAATCACATGCTGACTTAAAGGAAGTATCAGGAAAATTCACAACAGGTAATGCTTCCCAGATGGGTGGGATTCTGACATTTTGGAGAAAACAAAAGCCTTCAGCAGTAACACATACTGGTAGGCCCCGATGGATGTGGAATCTTGCTCGGAATATTCCTGGGGCAAAAGTTAAGGAACCTTCTAAAGACGGATTGGCAGGAAATAGTAATGGTTCATCTGAAAGTGAGAAAGTGCCTCAAAAAGATAAAGTTAATGGGACAGCAACAACTAATGATGACACACTTCATGATGAATTCTCAAAGCCAAATTTTGATTTAGATTGTAGGAAACCTGAAGGAAACAACCAGGTTCCTGAGGAGAAAAGTATTGATGACTGTTTTAAGGATGAATCCAGTACTCCAAATGCTGATGTAGCTTGTGGGAAGAAAATGTTCGAGGAGCATGTGCCTCCTGGGAAGAGTACCCCAGCTTGTGATGGTAAGAAATCATCTCAGGAAACAGTCACACCGTCACATATAGCAGTTTCTTCCACACCTTGTTTGGAACTGGTTCTTGAGGATACTGATGGTACCACTTGTAGTAATGATGTTAAGGGTACAGAAGTGCTTAATGGTTCTGTCATAAACACTTTACAGAGCAGTGCAGAATTAAGCACTGGATCAGGTGGTGAGGACCCATCTATTAATTTGAGAATTATGGGACAATCCATTCTTCAGAAAATTCAG GTCCTTGAATCATCTTTATTGCAAGACTCAATGTTAAGAAAGGATGGTGCAGCACTGAATGCATTGACAGAGTTACAGCAAATTGGCAATAAGTTATTACAAATGAAATAG
- the LOC131065483 gene encoding uncharacterized protein LOC131065483 isoform X1 yields the protein MTEDRRECECCRLRGIQWRINLGILPTLTSSVDQLRRAAADGRRKYADLRRRFLVDPHMMEEGQKTAHLNMDNPLSQDPESIWGRFFRNAELEKSIDKDLSRLYPEHGSYFQTPACQAMLRRILLVWSLRHPEYSYRQGMHELLAPLLYVLHVDVAHLSHVKHLFENLSDERFDGLPLLENNSSPRGNIDKQTKMSPVGTKLSGSLEDDRSLSDYGEVDILKCQANRMRISSIDELDPEVRAIFSGSDAYGAEGELGALLSGRFIEHDAYCMFDALLSGQGGLIAMADYFMNYPEVGLVSGLSPVIEASAHLYNLLSVIDSSLYSHLVELHVEPQFFALRWLRVLFGREFVLHELLLIWDAIFSAPNSSLLSEDTHHLTNIAYCDRGAFISAMAVSMLLHLRSSLLACPDATTCLKKLLNFPCNSDVRKLIENAVSIQPLAMNSVCIAPYLSKMGRNSDYTRMGKHTRSTSVSPMCQTPPISYTSVIKNQRSSPCSPDGSRVTLPESYWEEKWITSILQKVMPEKSSSNEVQDDNSKDSVGHGGEIISIDSSNLQHLVLDSNEATEQQISRNKNCGTSLKHDLDAVSSGTRDSNNETFGKASRHKVFDDQVEVDSQAELDFDKLLMSTTNEQLVSVQSVQGNPVTETVEKKSSDCDINDVNKIQVTIQEELTNQSKGVGNGSCQSNQCKESHADLKEVSGKFTTGNASQMGGILTFWRKQKPSAVTHTGRPRWMWNLARNIPGAKVKEPSKDGLAGNSNGSSESEKVPQKDKVNGTATTNDDTLHDEFSKPNFDLDCRKPEGNNQVPEEKSIDDCFKDESSTPNADVACGKKMFEEHVPPGKSTPACDGKKSSQETVTPSHIAVSSTPCLELVLEDTDGTTCSNDVKGTEVLNGSVINTLQSSAELSTGSGGEDPSINLRIMGQSILQKIQVLESSLLQDSMLRKDGAALNALTELQQIGNKLLQMK from the exons GTATGCTGACTTAAGGAGGAGGTTTCTTGTTGATCCCCACATGATGGAAGAAGGGCAGAAAACTGCTCATCTGAACATGGACAATCCATTGTCCCAGGATCCAG AAAGCATATGGGGACGTTTCTTCAGAAATGCTGAATTGGAAAAGAGTATTGACAAAGACTTGTCAAGGCTATATCCAGAACATGGGAGCTATTTTCAAACCCCTGCATGCCAGGCTATGTTGAGACGAATCTTGCTGGTATGGTCACTGAGACACCCAGAATATAGTTATCGACAAG GAATGCATGAGCTCCTTGCTCCTCTTTTGTATGTTCTTCATGTTGATGTCGCACACCTCTCCCATGTGAAACACCTGTTTGAGAATCTTTCGGATGAGAGATTTGATGGTCTACCACTCTTGGAAAACAATTCAAGTCCAAGAGGGAACATCGACAAACAAACAAAAATGTCTCCAGTTGGCACTAAGTTATCAGGTAGTCTAGAGGATGATAGAAGTTTGAGTGATTATGGGGAGGTGGACATTCTTAAATGCCAAGCAAATAGGATGAGGATCAGCAGCATTGATGAACTTGATCCAGAGGTTAGAGCTATATTTTCAGGAAGTGATGCATATGGGGCAGAAGGGGAATTAGGGGCTCTTCTGTCTGGAAGATTCATTGAACATGATGCATACTGCATGTTTGATGCCTTATTGAGTGGACAAGGTGGACTGATTGCAATGGCAGACTATTTTATGAACTACCCTGAGGTTGGCTTGGTGTCAGGATTGTCTCCTGTTATTGAAGCATCTGCACATTTATATAATTTGCTTTCAGTTATTGATAGCTCTTTATACAGTCATCTTGTTGAGCTGCATGTTGAGCCCCAGTTTTTTGCTTTGAGGTGGTTGCGTGTGCTTTTTGGTCGAGAGTTTGTGCTACATGAGCTGTTGCTCATTTGGGATGCAATATTCTCAGCACCGAACAGTTCTCTTTTGTCAGAAGATACTCACCATTTAACTAATATTGCGTACTGTGATCGTGGTGCATTTATTTCAGCAATGGCAGTATCAATGCTCTTGCATTTAAGATCATCATTGCTAGCTTGTCCAGATGCCACAACTTGCCTTAAGAAACTGCTCAACTTTCCATGCAATTCTGATGTTAGAAAGTTGATTGAAAATGCTGTGTCAATTCAACCTCTTGCCATGAATTCAGTTTGCATCGCTCCTTACCTGTCAAAGATGGGCCGGAATTCAGACTACACTAGGATGGGTAAACACACAAGAAGTACAAGTGTTTCTCCTATGTGTCAAACACCTCCAATTTCTTATACAAGTGTCATTAAAAACCAAAGATCCAGTCCATGCTCACCTGATGGATCAAGGGTAACATTACCAGAGAGTTACTGGGAAGAAAAATGGATAACTTCAATACTGCAGAAAGTGATGCCTGAAAAATCTTCCAGCAATGAAGTTCAGGATGATAATTCAAAGGACTCAGTTGGGCATGGTGGTGAAATTATTTCAATAGATTCTTCAAATCTGCAACACCTTGTTTTAGATTCAAATGAGGCAACAGAGCAACAGATATCAAGAAACAAAAATTGTGGAACATCACTGAAACATGACCTGGATGCTGTTTCAAGTGGAACTCGTGACTCGAATAATGAAACTTTTGGGAAAGCATCTAGGCACAAAGTTTTTGATGACCAGGTGGAGGTAGACTCACAGGCTGAACTCGATTTTGATAAATTGTTGATGTCTACTACAAATGAGCAACTAGTGTCAGTTCAATCAGTACAGGGTAATCCAGTGACCGAAACTGTGGAGAAAAAGAGTTCAGATTGTGACATCAATGATGTAAATAAAATACAAGTGACAATTCAAGAAGAATTAACAAATCAGAGTAAAGGTGTGGGTAATGGATCATGTCAATCAAATCAATGCAAAGAATCACATGCTGACTTAAAGGAAGTATCAGGAAAATTCACAACAGGTAATGCTTCCCAGATGGGTGGGATTCTGACATTTTGGAGAAAACAAAAGCCTTCAGCAGTAACACATACTGGTAGGCCCCGATGGATGTGGAATCTTGCTCGGAATATTCCTGGGGCAAAAGTTAAGGAACCTTCTAAAGACGGATTGGCAGGAAATAGTAATGGTTCATCTGAAAGTGAGAAAGTGCCTCAAAAAGATAAAGTTAATGGGACAGCAACAACTAATGATGACACACTTCATGATGAATTCTCAAAGCCAAATTTTGATTTAGATTGTAGGAAACCTGAAGGAAACAACCAGGTTCCTGAGGAGAAAAGTATTGATGACTGTTTTAAGGATGAATCCAGTACTCCAAATGCTGATGTAGCTTGTGGGAAGAAAATGTTCGAGGAGCATGTGCCTCCTGGGAAGAGTACCCCAGCTTGTGATGGTAAGAAATCATCTCAGGAAACAGTCACACCGTCACATATAGCAGTTTCTTCCACACCTTGTTTGGAACTGGTTCTTGAGGATACTGATGGTACCACTTGTAGTAATGATGTTAAGGGTACAGAAGTGCTTAATGGTTCTGTCATAAACACTTTACAGAGCAGTGCAGAATTAAGCACTGGATCAGGTGGTGAGGACCCATCTATTAATTTGAGAATTATGGGACAATCCATTCTTCAGAAAATTCAG GTCCTTGAATCATCTTTATTGCAAGACTCAATGTTAAGAAAGGATGGTGCAGCACTGAATGCATTGACAGAGTTACAGCAAATTGGCAATAAGTTATTACAAATGAAATAG